The sequence ATCGGCTTCCTTTGAGCTGGACGCCTCGCGGACAAAACCGCGAGGCTCCGCGTCAGGCGAATTTAGGCAGGTACAGCGGCAGACCTTCGCAGGGCATATCGATCTCCTCGACCTGGCCCTTGCCGACTTCGGTGACGCGCAGCTTCCTGCCCTCGAGCGTGAAGGCGCAATTCGTCGGCTGCGGTCCATCCAGCATCAGCCGGTCGACCACTTCGCCCCGGCGGTCCAGTACCGTGACGTTCTTCTGGTTGTAGACCGTGCAATACAGCCGGCCGTCCCTGCCAAAGGCCATTCCATCTGGCCCTTTGAAATCGGGATTGGCATCGGGTTGCAGGACGTTGCCGAAGACCACGCGTTTCGGCGCAGCCTCGGCGAGCACGTCATTAGAAGCCACGGAAGTAGAGGTCCGGCGAGCCATCACGCAGCCGGCCGGCCCTCGATCGGGTTGAGGTCGTCCACCAGGAA is a genomic window of Bradyrhizobium sp. CB1717 containing:
- a CDS encoding SMP-30/gluconolactonase/LRE family protein, with protein sequence MARRTSTSVASNDVLAEAAPKRVVFGNVLQPDANPDFKGPDGMAFGRDGRLYCTVYNQKNVTVLDRRGEVVDRLMLDGPQPTNCAFTLEGRKLRVTEVGKGQVEEIDMPCEGLPLYLPKFA